CTGTTGATAATGTTAGAAATTTTGTGAAAGGCCGGCAATTAAGAGGTCTTGTAGATTTAGATAGAGGCTACTAACCCTTTTTAAAACCAAAATAAGTTCCTAGAAAGAAGCTGGAGGCAAATGGTAACCTGTTCCAAAGAAATTCTTTAAACTGCTCGATAAAACTAGCATTTGGGATATCGATACCTAGCATCAGTTCTACAAGTCTATTGTAGTTTATGGTTATAACGCCGTAAAATTCTAGTATAATTAGTAGGGCTATTAGAAAGCCTATGAAAGCTATGATCAACTTTGTTATTTTCTTTAAAAAATAGCCTAAGAAAAAACCTAGTAGAAAACCTATACCAACTTTGGGAAGAAAATCTCCAAATAATTCTTGAATCAAGTTTCTTACCTCCCTATTCCAGGACTATAATTGTACATGGATACTTTTATAAAACTCTCTCGTATAAAATGCTGGAAGAATATGACGACAAAAGAGGATGTTTTAAAAGTACTAAAGGAAGTATATGATCCCGAAATTCCAGTTAATATTGTTGACCTAGGACTTATATATGATGTAAAAGTGGAAGATGAAAACGTTTATATAAAAATGACATTAACAGCTCCTGGTTGCCCCCTAGCTTTTTTCCTTACTAAAATGGTTGAAGATGCTATAAAGGAAAAGCTACCCGAAATAAAAGATGTAACGGTAGATCTGGTTTGGGATCCCCCCTGGACACCTGAAAGGATGAGCGAGGACGCGAAAAAGCTTCTGGGTCTAAAGTAAACGCAAATGAACGAGATAATCCTATCTATTGACGATCTAAAAATAAAGTTCTGCAAACAAGTATACCAGCCATCAGACGATAGCTATCTACTATATGATACGATAAAGCAACTTAAGTTAAAAGGAAAAATAGCCGAAGTTGGTTCAGGCACAGGTTTAATAACGCTGATGCTTGCGCACAACAATCTTGTAATAGC
This sequence is a window from Thermoproteales archaeon. Protein-coding genes within it:
- a CDS encoding DUF59 domain-containing protein, with product MTTKEDVLKVLKEVYDPEIPVNIVDLGLIYDVKVEDENVYIKMTLTAPGCPLAFFLTKMVEDAIKEKLPEIKDVTVDLVWDPPWTPERMSEDAKKLLGLK